A genomic stretch from Caulobacter sp. FWC2 includes:
- a CDS encoding L-threonylcarbamoyladenylate synthase: MGVDGRNRGEGEGQLQPDRQEEVEAAAGALRAGGLVILPTETVYGLGADASNPAAVAAIFEAKGRPRFNPLIAHVADLETAARIAELDDRAYALAREFWPGPLTIVAPIKDSAAVCDLARAGLDTVAIRVPGHPVSHAVLEAFGGAVVAPSANRSGRPSPTTYADAVAETGDKAAAALDGGPCAVGLESTVVSVLDGQARLLRPGAVTRFQLQRIVGPLAEAEDDAKRSPGRLALHYAPDAPVRINAKAPEAGEAYLAFGALPNELGPEGPYVFNLSPSGDLAEAAANLFSYLRAADRLGPSAIAVAPIPEDGLGEAINDRLRRAAGYVG, translated from the coding sequence CGCCAAGAAGAAGTAGAGGCCGCCGCCGGCGCTCTGCGCGCCGGCGGCTTGGTCATCCTGCCGACCGAGACGGTCTATGGGCTCGGGGCCGACGCCAGCAACCCGGCGGCCGTGGCGGCGATCTTCGAGGCCAAGGGCCGTCCGCGCTTCAACCCGCTGATCGCCCACGTCGCCGACCTGGAGACCGCCGCGCGGATCGCCGAGCTCGACGACCGCGCCTACGCCCTGGCCCGTGAATTCTGGCCGGGGCCGCTGACCATCGTCGCGCCGATCAAGGACAGCGCCGCCGTCTGCGACCTGGCTCGCGCCGGCCTCGACACCGTGGCCATCCGCGTGCCGGGCCACCCGGTTTCGCACGCGGTGCTGGAAGCATTCGGCGGGGCGGTCGTCGCGCCCTCGGCCAACCGCTCGGGCCGTCCCAGCCCCACCACCTATGCCGACGCCGTGGCCGAGACCGGCGACAAGGCCGCCGCCGCCCTGGATGGCGGTCCGTGCGCCGTCGGCCTGGAATCGACCGTGGTCTCGGTCCTGGACGGCCAGGCGCGCCTGCTGCGGCCCGGCGCCGTGACCCGCTTCCAGTTGCAGCGGATCGTCGGGCCTCTGGCCGAAGCGGAAGACGACGCCAAGCGCTCGCCCGGCCGCCTGGCCCTGCACTACGCCCCCGACGCGCCGGTGCGCATCAACGCCAAGGCCCCAGAGGCCGGCGAGGCCTATCTGGCGTTCGGCGCCCTTCCGAACGAATTGGGGCCGGAGGGTCCTTACGTCTTCAACCTCAGCCCGTCAGGCGATCTGGCCGAAGCCGCCGCCAACCTCTTCTCATATCTGCGCGCCGCCGACCGTCTTGGCCCCTCGGCCATCGCCGTCGCGCCTATCCCGGAAGACGGCCTGGGCGAAGCGATCAATGACCGGCTGCGGCGCGCCGCCGGCTACGTAGGATAG
- a CDS encoding 1-deoxy-D-xylulose-5-phosphate synthase has translation MKSKTRIMYVEDKSKGINGPARIGRVVSSKSGETLHYAGQTFFALRHSGLKANFQDSETGHPYWIARARKDGADRLFKGAGDPPVIDDNVREEYWRDIRGLPDPALG, from the coding sequence ATGAAGAGCAAGACCCGGATCATGTATGTCGAGGACAAGTCCAAGGGCATCAACGGGCCGGCGCGGATCGGGCGGGTCGTCTCATCCAAGAGCGGCGAGACCCTGCACTATGCCGGCCAGACCTTCTTCGCCCTGCGCCACTCGGGCCTGAAGGCCAACTTCCAGGACAGCGAGACCGGTCATCCCTATTGGATCGCCCGGGCGCGCAAGGACGGCGCCGACCGATTGTTCAAGGGCGCGGGCGATCCGCCCGTGATCGACGACAATGTGCGCGAGGAATATTGGCGCGACATCCGGGGCCTGCCCGACCCGGCCTTGGGCTAG
- a CDS encoding FAD-binding oxidoreductase, with the protein MTKPVPADVVSRIKAVLGEGGWSQDPDVLAPHLVEWRGRWRGETPLLVTPRTTAEVAAVVGICAAEGVAITPQGGNTGLVAGQIPHGEILLSTTKLKAVRDVDPIDDAMVLEAGVTLYEAHQQAARVGRRFTVGVASEGSCTIGGLISTNAGGTAVLRYGMMREQVLGIEAVLPNGEIWNGLKRLRKDNTGYDLKQLLIGAEGTLGIVTAASLKLHPLLASRAVAIVGLNSPADAIQLLARAKDETGGGVEAFELMGLLGFALTVRNVPGLRDPLPTEHPWYVLIEIASGEPGTAEAALERLLAKALGDGLIADAAVAQTETQMKTFWHIREGHSAGQKPEGAVWKHDISVPVSKIPAFIEQADAALEEAFPGVRIIAFGHVGDGNVHYDVLKPVGADDDAHDAQREQGARLVHDITASFSGSISAEHGLGAMKTAEALTYKDPIEVAALRAIRGALDPQRIMNPRILF; encoded by the coding sequence ATGACCAAGCCCGTCCCCGCCGATGTCGTCTCCCGGATCAAGGCCGTGCTCGGCGAGGGCGGCTGGAGTCAGGATCCGGACGTGCTGGCGCCGCACCTCGTCGAGTGGCGTGGTCGCTGGAGAGGTGAAACGCCGCTGCTGGTCACCCCCCGCACGACCGCAGAGGTCGCCGCCGTGGTCGGCATCTGCGCCGCCGAGGGCGTGGCGATCACGCCCCAGGGCGGCAACACTGGCCTCGTCGCCGGCCAGATCCCGCACGGCGAGATCCTGCTGTCGACCACGAAGCTGAAGGCTGTCCGCGACGTCGATCCCATTGACGACGCCATGGTCCTGGAGGCCGGGGTCACACTCTACGAGGCCCATCAGCAGGCCGCGCGGGTCGGTCGTCGCTTCACGGTCGGCGTGGCCTCGGAAGGCTCCTGCACAATCGGCGGGCTGATCTCGACCAATGCCGGCGGCACGGCCGTGCTGCGCTACGGCATGATGCGCGAGCAGGTTCTGGGCATCGAGGCGGTGCTGCCCAATGGCGAGATCTGGAACGGCCTCAAGCGCCTGCGCAAGGACAATACCGGCTACGACCTCAAGCAGCTGCTGATCGGCGCCGAGGGCACGCTGGGCATCGTCACCGCCGCCTCGCTGAAGCTGCACCCGCTGCTCGCCTCGCGGGCGGTGGCGATCGTCGGCCTGAACTCGCCGGCCGACGCCATCCAGCTGCTGGCCCGCGCCAAGGACGAGACCGGGGGCGGGGTCGAGGCTTTTGAGCTGATGGGCCTGCTGGGGTTCGCCCTGACCGTCCGCAACGTGCCCGGCCTGCGCGATCCGCTGCCGACCGAGCATCCCTGGTACGTGCTGATTGAGATCGCCAGCGGCGAGCCGGGGACGGCCGAGGCGGCGCTGGAGCGGCTGCTGGCCAAGGCCCTGGGCGATGGCTTGATCGCCGACGCCGCCGTCGCCCAGACCGAGACCCAGATGAAGACCTTCTGGCACATTCGCGAGGGCCACTCGGCCGGGCAGAAGCCCGAGGGTGCGGTCTGGAAACACGACATCTCGGTGCCGGTCTCGAAGATCCCCGCCTTTATCGAGCAGGCCGACGCGGCGCTGGAGGAGGCCTTCCCCGGCGTGCGGATCATCGCCTTCGGCCACGTCGGCGACGGCAATGTCCACTACGATGTGCTGAAGCCGGTCGGCGCGGACGACGACGCTCATGACGCCCAGCGCGAGCAGGGGGCCAGGCTCGTCCACGACATCACCGCTAGCTTCTCCGGCTCGATCAGCGCCGAGCACGGCCTGGGGGCGATGAAGACGGCCGAGGCCCTGACCTATAAGGATCCGATCGAGGTGGCGGCCCTGCGGGCTATCCGCGGGGCGCTGGACCCTCAGCGGATCATGAACCCCCGGATTCTCTTCTAG
- a CDS encoding transcriptional regulator — MSADLDPVIHAPNRLQMCCMLAAVDTIDFATVREALDVSESVLSKHVKTLEEAGYVKVSKAASDGRQRTWLSLSKPGREALKGHLAALKAMMAGVPEA, encoded by the coding sequence TTGAGCGCCGATCTCGACCCGGTGATCCACGCCCCCAATCGCCTGCAGATGTGCTGCATGCTGGCGGCGGTGGACACCATCGACTTCGCCACCGTCCGCGAGGCGCTGGACGTCTCGGAGTCGGTGCTCAGCAAGCACGTGAAGACCCTGGAGGAAGCCGGCTACGTCAAGGTCAGCAAGGCCGCCTCCGACGGCCGCCAACGCACCTGGCTGTCGCTCTCGAAGCCTGGCCGCGAGGCGCTGAAGGGCCACCTGGCGGCGTTGAAGGCGATGATGGCGGGGGTGCCCGAAGCTTAG
- the yaaA gene encoding peroxide stress protein YaaA has protein sequence MLMVISPAKSLDFTAPKAVLPLTTPALKAQIVELAKVTRKLTAPDLKRLMHISDALAKLNRERFQAFDSELEDGLQAIIAFNGDVYGGLAARELDRPALEWAQDHLRILSGLYGVLRPFDALQPYRLEMGTRLKTKRGSNLYDFWGETISKTLNAAAEGHGDPTLVNLASQEYFGAVDAKVLKLPVVTCHFKEEKAGELRVLGFFAKKARGRMARYIIDNRIDRAEGLKGFNLDGYAFKPSLSTEADWVFARPQP, from the coding sequence ATGCTGATGGTCATCTCGCCCGCCAAGTCGCTGGACTTCACCGCCCCCAAGGCTGTGCTGCCGCTCACCACGCCGGCGCTCAAAGCCCAGATCGTCGAGCTGGCCAAGGTCACGCGCAAGCTGACCGCGCCCGACCTCAAGCGGCTGATGCATATTTCCGACGCCCTGGCCAAGCTGAACCGCGAGCGGTTCCAGGCCTTCGACTCCGAGCTCGAGGACGGCCTGCAGGCGATCATCGCCTTCAACGGCGACGTCTATGGCGGCCTCGCGGCGCGCGAGCTGGATCGTCCGGCCCTGGAGTGGGCCCAGGATCACCTGCGGATCCTGTCGGGCCTGTATGGCGTGCTGCGCCCGTTCGACGCCCTCCAGCCCTACCGCCTGGAGATGGGCACGCGGCTGAAGACCAAGCGCGGGTCGAACCTCTACGACTTCTGGGGCGAGACGATCTCCAAGACCCTGAACGCCGCCGCCGAAGGCCATGGCGACCCGACCCTGGTGAACCTGGCCAGCCAGGAATATTTCGGCGCCGTAGACGCCAAGGTCCTGAAGCTGCCGGTGGTCACCTGTCACTTCAAGGAAGAGAAGGCCGGCGAGCTGCGGGTGCTGGGCTTCTTCGCCAAGAAGGCGCGGGGGCGCATGGCCCGCTACATCATCGACAACCGTATCGACCGCGCCGAGGGGCTGAAGGGCTTCAACCTGGACGGCTATGCGTTCAAGCCGAGCCTTTCGACCGAGGCCGACTGGGTTTTCGCTCGCCCGCAGCCCTGA
- a CDS encoding 3-hydroxybutyrate dehydrogenase: MAVDFGLQGQVAIVTGSTSGIGHALADALAAQGCNIVMNGLGEMNAIERARSEMAETHGVEVLYHGADMTKPDQIADMVRAAKAEFGELDILINNAGVQHVAPIEDFPDDKWDLIIAINLTSAFHATKAAVPIMKEQGRGRIVNIASAHGLVASPFKSAYVAAKHGILGLTKTVALEVAEHGITCNAICPGFVKTPLVEAQIADQAKARGISEEAVMKDVILAAQPTKQFVTFEQLGGMLLYLVSDAGASANGAAFQIDGGWVAQ, from the coding sequence ATGGCCGTTGACTTCGGTTTGCAGGGGCAGGTCGCTATCGTCACCGGCTCGACCAGCGGTATCGGTCACGCCTTGGCTGACGCGCTTGCGGCCCAGGGCTGCAACATCGTCATGAACGGTCTTGGCGAGATGAACGCCATCGAGCGCGCCCGCTCCGAGATGGCTGAGACCCATGGCGTCGAGGTGCTGTATCACGGCGCCGACATGACCAAGCCGGACCAGATCGCCGACATGGTTCGCGCCGCCAAGGCCGAGTTCGGCGAGCTGGACATCCTGATCAACAACGCTGGCGTCCAGCACGTGGCGCCGATCGAGGACTTTCCGGACGACAAGTGGGACCTGATCATCGCGATCAACCTGACCTCGGCCTTCCACGCCACCAAGGCGGCCGTGCCGATCATGAAGGAGCAGGGACGTGGGCGGATCGTCAACATCGCCTCGGCCCACGGTCTGGTCGCCTCGCCGTTCAAGTCGGCCTATGTCGCGGCCAAGCACGGCATCCTCGGCCTGACCAAGACCGTGGCCCTCGAGGTCGCCGAGCACGGCATCACCTGCAACGCCATCTGCCCGGGCTTCGTGAAGACCCCGCTGGTCGAGGCCCAGATCGCCGACCAGGCCAAGGCGCGAGGCATTTCGGAAGAGGCCGTGATGAAGGACGTGATCCTGGCTGCGCAGCCGACCAAGCAGTTCGTCACCTTCGAACAGCTGGGCGGCATGTTGCTGTATCTGGTCTCCGACGCGGGCGCTTCGGCCAATGGCGCGGCTTTCCAGATCGACGGCGGCTGGGTCGCGCAATAG
- a CDS encoding patatin-like phospholipase family protein — translation MPIPPFTKKKSGPRTLSLALQGGGSHGAFEWGILDRLLEEDDLEIRAVTAASAGAMNAVCLAQGLIDDGKAGARQRLESFWRQVNRQGGRNVFGDTSIWTKAFGGGADWLKNTPGWRMAETFAMSLSPYEFNPFNLNPLHDALEGEIDFGQIRENSPIKLYIAATAVRTSRSVIFRETELTSRHIMASACLPQVFQAVEIDGEPYWDGGFLANPPLWPLFYDDTPDDILIVSLNPFVREETPKSPGEIMDRLNEITFNASLVSELRAIGFVQKLLDEGLLKDNARGRYRRMLVHAITADKPLADLSLSTKFDTEWSFLTDLKARGRAAAEAWLTDCGNCIGVKSSVDLKVGFP, via the coding sequence GTGCCCATCCCGCCCTTCACCAAGAAGAAGTCCGGCCCCCGGACGCTGAGCCTGGCCCTGCAGGGCGGGGGCTCGCACGGGGCCTTCGAGTGGGGAATCCTCGACCGGCTGCTGGAAGAGGACGACCTGGAGATCCGGGCGGTGACCGCCGCCTCGGCCGGCGCCATGAACGCCGTCTGCCTGGCCCAGGGCCTGATCGACGACGGCAAGGCCGGCGCGCGCCAGCGCCTCGAATCCTTCTGGCGACAGGTGAACCGGCAAGGCGGCCGCAACGTCTTCGGCGATACGTCGATCTGGACAAAGGCCTTCGGCGGCGGCGCAGACTGGCTGAAGAACACCCCCGGCTGGCGGATGGCCGAGACCTTCGCCATGTCGCTCAGCCCCTATGAGTTCAATCCGTTCAACCTGAACCCGCTGCACGACGCGCTGGAAGGCGAGATCGACTTCGGCCAGATCCGCGAGAACAGCCCGATCAAACTCTACATCGCCGCCACGGCGGTGCGGACCAGCAGGTCGGTGATCTTCCGCGAGACCGAGCTGACGTCCCGCCACATAATGGCCAGCGCCTGCCTGCCCCAGGTGTTCCAGGCCGTGGAGATCGACGGCGAGCCCTATTGGGACGGCGGCTTTCTGGCCAATCCGCCGCTGTGGCCGCTGTTCTATGACGACACCCCCGACGACATCCTGATCGTCAGCCTCAACCCGTTCGTCCGCGAGGAGACGCCCAAGTCGCCGGGCGAGATCATGGACCGGCTGAACGAGATCACCTTCAACGCCTCCCTGGTCTCGGAGCTGCGGGCCATCGGCTTCGTGCAGAAGCTGCTGGACGAGGGTCTGCTGAAGGACAACGCCCGGGGCCGCTACCGCCGGATGCTGGTCCACGCCATCACGGCCGACAAGCCGCTGGCGGACCTGTCGCTGTCGACCAAGTTCGACACTGAGTGGAGCTTTCTGACCGACCTCAAGGCGCGGGGGCGCGCGGCGGCGGAGGCTTGGCTGACCGACTGCGGAAACTGTATCGGTGTGAAGTCCAGCGTCGATCTGAAGGTCGGCTTTCCCTGA
- a CDS encoding NUDIX hydrolase, whose protein sequence is MNHPVPTVGVVCLRGDEVLLIRRGTPPRLNQWSVPGGRLEWGETLQVAALRELKEETGVEAELLGLLDVVDGVFPARPGGEITRHYVMIDYAARWTGGEPVAGDDAAEARFVTLDEAMALVEWDETRRVIAETYQRFGG, encoded by the coding sequence ATGAACCATCCCGTGCCGACCGTCGGTGTCGTCTGCCTGCGCGGTGATGAGGTCCTGCTGATCCGGCGCGGCACGCCGCCCCGGCTGAACCAGTGGAGCGTGCCGGGCGGACGGTTGGAGTGGGGCGAGACGCTGCAGGTCGCCGCCCTGCGCGAGCTGAAGGAAGAGACCGGCGTCGAGGCTGAGCTGCTGGGCTTGCTCGACGTGGTCGACGGGGTGTTTCCAGCAAGACCGGGGGGCGAGATCACCCGCCACTACGTGATGATCGACTACGCCGCCCGCTGGACCGGCGGCGAGCCAGTGGCTGGCGACGACGCGGCCGAGGCGCGGTTCGTGACGCTGGACGAGGCCATGGCCCTGGTCGAGTGGGACGAGACGCGGCGGGTGATCGCGGAGACGTATCAGCGGTTCGGCGGCTAA
- a CDS encoding site-2 protease family protein — protein sequence MTVLEARAPRTSLSPNALILIAACVGLGWAVAAQIPPAGPFTFAFVAATWILSVGIHEFGHAFVAHKAGDTTIVEKGYLTLDPLKYSDLVTTIIFPLLALALGGIGFPGGAVYLREDLMRSRGWRSLASLAGPLGTLAVLIALAVALPFVASGPLYNALSLLALLQASALVLNLLPIPGLDGYGVIRPFLPDAVRVKMVKIERVGFLILFALIFWVPGVSGFIFGAALTVTDLLGVSRPAVGAGWQAFHFWGS from the coding sequence ATGACCGTCCTCGAAGCCCGCGCCCCGCGTACGTCCCTCAGTCCCAACGCCCTGATCCTGATCGCCGCGTGCGTCGGCCTGGGCTGGGCCGTCGCCGCCCAGATACCCCCTGCGGGTCCGTTCACCTTCGCCTTCGTCGCCGCGACCTGGATCCTCAGCGTCGGGATCCACGAGTTCGGCCACGCCTTCGTCGCCCACAAGGCCGGCGACACGACCATCGTCGAGAAGGGCTACCTGACCCTCGACCCGCTGAAATATTCCGACCTCGTCACCACGATCATCTTTCCGCTGCTGGCCCTGGCCCTGGGCGGCATCGGCTTTCCGGGCGGGGCGGTCTATCTGCGCGAGGACCTGATGCGGTCGAGGGGCTGGCGGTCGCTGGCCTCGCTGGCGGGCCCGCTGGGGACCCTGGCGGTGCTGATCGCCCTGGCTGTCGCCCTGCCGTTCGTCGCCTCTGGCCCGCTGTACAACGCCCTGTCGCTGCTGGCCCTGCTGCAGGCCAGCGCCCTGGTCCTCAACCTGCTGCCGATCCCGGGCCTGGACGGCTATGGCGTCATCCGGCCGTTCCTGCCGGACGCCGTGCGCGTCAAGATGGTCAAGATCGAGCGGGTCGGCTTTCTGATCCTGTTCGCCCTGATCTTCTGGGTCCCCGGCGTCAGCGGCTTCATCTTCGGCGCGGCCCTGACGGTCACCGACCTGCTGGGCGTGTCGCGACCAGCGGTCGGGGCGGGCTGGCAGGCCTTCCACTTCTGGGGCTCTTGA
- a CDS encoding SDR family NAD(P)-dependent oxidoreductase, with the protein MAYAPFNLSGKVALVTGGNRGIGLGMAKAMAQAGADIVIWGSNPERNLEAEKQLTSLGVRVKAQTVDVSDEDQVREGMEEAVAAMGRVDSVFANAGIGFGSPSFVEMKTETYRKVLSVNLDGVFFTLREACRHMVERAKTGDPGGSLVGVASLAAIEGAARNEAYAATKGAVISMIKSVAVEHARYGVRANAILPGWIATDMTAGAQGNAAFAEKVIPRVPARRWGEPDDFGGMAVYLASDASSYQSGTTIVIDGGYSIF; encoded by the coding sequence ATGGCCTACGCGCCGTTCAATCTGTCGGGCAAGGTGGCCCTGGTCACCGGCGGCAATCGCGGCATCGGCCTTGGCATGGCCAAGGCGATGGCTCAGGCCGGCGCCGACATCGTGATCTGGGGCTCCAATCCAGAGCGCAATCTCGAGGCCGAGAAGCAGCTGACCTCCCTGGGCGTGCGGGTGAAGGCCCAGACCGTCGATGTCTCCGACGAGGACCAGGTCCGCGAAGGCATGGAAGAGGCCGTGGCCGCCATGGGCCGGGTCGATAGCGTTTTCGCCAATGCGGGCATCGGCTTCGGCTCACCCTCGTTTGTCGAGATGAAGACCGAGACCTATCGCAAGGTGCTGTCGGTCAATCTGGACGGCGTGTTCTTCACCCTGCGCGAGGCCTGCCGCCACATGGTCGAACGGGCAAAGACGGGCGATCCGGGCGGTTCGCTGGTCGGGGTCGCCTCGCTGGCGGCCATCGAGGGCGCGGCGCGCAACGAGGCCTATGCCGCCACCAAGGGCGCGGTGATCTCGATGATCAAGTCGGTGGCCGTCGAGCACGCCCGCTACGGCGTGCGCGCCAACGCCATCCTGCCAGGCTGGATCGCCACCGACATGACGGCCGGGGCGCAAGGCAACGCCGCCTTCGCCGAGAAGGTCATTCCGCGCGTGCCCGCCCGCCGCTGGGGCGAGCCCGACGACTTCGGCGGCATGGCCGTCTATCTGGCCTCGGACGCCTCCAGCTATCAGTCGGGGACCACGATCGTCATCGACGGCGGATACTCGATCTTCTAG
- a CDS encoding nitronate monooxygenase family protein, whose protein sequence is MGLRTPLCDLLHIEHPILLAGMGGVSYAPLAAAVSNAGGYGVLGMAGTSPDFIRAQMREVKSLTDKPFGVDLLAATPDALTASVEVIIEEGASSFIAGLGVPLPIIEQLKKAGLKVMVVCGAVKHAVKAEQAGCDAVICQGGEGGGHTGLVGTLPLVAQAVEAVKIPVVAAGGLHDGRGLAASLALGAQGVWMGTRFIASHEAHAGDLYRQAVVEAADEDTVRTRCYSGKPMRVKKNPYVDDWEARPADIQGFPQQAMVSIRAGAMGGIGGQIEGLDPAKSCFAMGQSAGGVREVLPAGEIVARLVSEAEAALDRASAYRT, encoded by the coding sequence ATGGGCCTGCGCACGCCGCTCTGCGATCTACTGCATATCGAGCATCCGATCCTTCTGGCCGGCATGGGCGGGGTGTCCTACGCGCCCCTGGCCGCCGCCGTGTCGAATGCGGGCGGCTACGGCGTGCTGGGCATGGCCGGGACCTCGCCGGACTTCATCCGCGCCCAGATGCGCGAGGTCAAAAGCCTGACCGACAAGCCGTTCGGCGTCGACCTTCTGGCCGCCACACCCGACGCCCTGACCGCCAGCGTCGAGGTCATCATCGAGGAGGGCGCCTCGTCCTTCATCGCCGGCCTGGGCGTGCCGCTGCCGATCATCGAACAGCTAAAGAAGGCCGGCCTGAAGGTCATGGTCGTCTGCGGGGCGGTGAAGCACGCGGTCAAGGCCGAGCAGGCCGGTTGCGACGCCGTCATCTGCCAGGGCGGTGAAGGCGGCGGCCACACGGGCCTGGTCGGGACCCTGCCGCTGGTCGCCCAGGCCGTGGAGGCCGTGAAGATCCCTGTGGTCGCCGCCGGCGGCCTGCACGATGGACGGGGCCTGGCCGCGTCCCTGGCCCTGGGCGCTCAAGGCGTCTGGATGGGCACCCGCTTCATCGCCAGCCATGAGGCCCATGCCGGCGACCTCTACCGCCAGGCGGTGGTCGAGGCGGCCGACGAGGATACGGTCCGCACCCGCTGCTACTCGGGCAAGCCCATGCGGGTGAAGAAGAACCCCTATGTCGACGACTGGGAGGCGCGGCCGGCCGACATCCAGGGCTTCCCGCAGCAGGCGATGGTCTCGATCCGGGCGGGGGCCATGGGCGGCATCGGCGGCCAGATCGAGGGGCTCGACCCGGCCAAGTCCTGCTTCGCCATGGGCCAGAGCGCCGGCGGCGTG